From the genome of Spirosomataceae bacterium TFI 002, one region includes:
- a CDS encoding aminomethyltransferase has product MSDIKQIPLNDLHEKLGGKMVPFAGFNMPVRYTSDKGEHICVRENVGVFDVSHMGEFYLKGPKALDLIQRVSANDASVLYNGKVQYSYLPNETGGVVDDLLVYRIDEDEYMLVVNASNIEKDWNHIQKYNTEGVEMVNWSDDLCLFAVQGPNAIPTLQKLTHIPLDHVEYYTFTKGTFAGVPNVFLSATGYTGAGGFEVYVPKENAEEVWNKIFEAGAEFKIEPIGLGARDTLRLEMGYCLYGNDITDTTSPLEAGLNWVTKFTKEFTNSKALKAEKEAGLTNKMVCILMEDRGIPRSHYEICDAEGNTIGEITSGTQSPLLNQGIAMGYVPKAYAKVDSEVYIKIREKLLKAKVIKAPFVKPGV; this is encoded by the coding sequence ATGTCTGACATCAAACAAATTCCCTTAAACGATTTACATGAAAAGCTTGGTGGTAAAATGGTGCCTTTTGCAGGCTTCAATATGCCAGTTCGATACACTTCCGACAAGGGAGAGCACATCTGTGTGCGTGAAAATGTTGGCGTTTTTGATGTTAGTCATATGGGAGAGTTTTATCTCAAGGGACCAAAAGCACTAGATCTTATTCAGCGAGTAAGTGCAAATGATGCAAGTGTGCTTTACAATGGAAAAGTACAATACAGCTATTTGCCAAATGAAACTGGAGGAGTTGTAGATGATTTATTAGTTTATCGTATCGATGAGGACGAATACATGCTCGTAGTAAATGCCTCCAATATTGAAAAAGATTGGAATCACATCCAGAAATACAATACTGAAGGTGTTGAAATGGTTAATTGGTCCGATGATTTATGCCTTTTTGCTGTTCAGGGGCCCAATGCAATTCCCACGCTTCAAAAACTAACTCACATTCCACTTGATCACGTAGAATACTACACCTTCACGAAAGGTACGTTTGCGGGTGTACCAAATGTCTTTTTATCCGCAACGGGATATACAGGAGCAGGTGGTTTTGAGGTTTATGTACCAAAGGAAAATGCAGAAGAGGTTTGGAATAAAATCTTTGAGGCTGGTGCAGAATTTAAGATTGAACCAATTGGTCTTGGAGCAAGGGATACATTGAGGTTAGAAATGGGATATTGCTTATACGGAAACGACATTACAGACACCACTTCCCCATTAGAAGCTGGACTAAACTGGGTTACCAAATTCACCAAAGAATTCACAAACAGCAAGGCACTTAAAGCCGAGAAAGAAGCAGGGCTTACTAATAAAATGGTATGTATCTTGATGGAAGACCGTGGAATTCCTCGCTCGCACTACGAAATTTGTGATGCAGAAGGAAACACTATTGGGGAAATAACCTCTGGGACACAATCACCACTTTTGAATCAAGGAATTGCAATGGGTTATGTGCCAAAAGCATATGCTAAAGTAGACTCTGAAGTTTATATTAAGATTAGAGAGAAGTTACTGAAAGCAAAGGTTATCAAAGCTCCTTTTGTGAAACCTGGCGTTTAA
- a CDS encoding sugar (Glycoside-Pentoside-Hexuronide) transporter, giving the protein MKVVSHKLSVLEKVGYSLGDLAANLVFQTLVTYLAYFYTDIYGLKPEDATLVTLFVGLFAAFVFNPVMGAIADRTSTRWGKFRPWILWTALPLGIAALLAFSTPDFSYQGKVFYAVITYSLLLLLYAANNLPYSALSGVITGDMAERNSMSAYRFVAVMFSQFFVQVFMYNLIIKAGNGDKALGIEKVMTILAIVGTILLLITFFTTKERVIPKPEQKSTLKEDLSDLFKNVPWIIMLVITTLVFVTLAMKGGSYVYYFENYVDKEQLTSFLEPMKAFLPAFENDISMGLGVFNGGGILIGLIGIMLSKNLADKYGKRNVFGASLFISTLFIIVFYFYPPQSIGLIFGSQILHMFFYGISTPILWTMIADVADYSEWKNNRRATAIIFSAMMVGLKGGLSIGSSLLTMILGIFNYQPSSEVAQSAETINGIKLLVSIFPAIPFLIAVGLLFFYKINKSMELKLEAELKERRLA; this is encoded by the coding sequence ATGAAAGTAGTATCACATAAGTTGTCTGTTCTTGAGAAGGTTGGATATAGCCTAGGAGACTTAGCTGCCAATTTGGTTTTTCAAACCTTGGTAACCTATCTCGCTTACTTTTATACGGACATTTACGGCTTAAAGCCAGAAGATGCTACTTTGGTAACACTCTTTGTCGGGTTGTTCGCTGCATTTGTTTTTAATCCTGTAATGGGTGCAATAGCGGATAGAACAAGCACCCGCTGGGGTAAGTTTAGGCCTTGGATTTTATGGACAGCCCTTCCACTTGGAATAGCGGCCTTACTCGCATTTAGCACCCCAGACTTTTCGTATCAAGGAAAAGTCTTTTACGCAGTGATCACGTATAGTCTGCTACTATTGCTTTATGCCGCAAACAACCTGCCCTACTCTGCATTGAGTGGTGTAATAACGGGTGATATGGCTGAACGAAATAGCATGTCGGCTTATCGTTTTGTTGCTGTAATGTTTTCGCAATTTTTTGTTCAAGTTTTTATGTACAACCTGATCATAAAAGCTGGAAATGGAGATAAAGCTTTAGGTATTGAAAAAGTCATGACCATTTTGGCCATTGTAGGCACCATTTTGCTTTTGATTACTTTCTTTACGACTAAAGAGCGTGTAATTCCTAAGCCAGAACAGAAGTCTACCTTGAAAGAAGATTTGAGCGATCTGTTCAAGAATGTTCCTTGGATTATCATGTTGGTGATTACAACACTGGTGTTTGTAACACTCGCAATGAAGGGTGGCTCTTATGTCTATTACTTCGAAAATTATGTCGACAAGGAGCAACTAACCAGCTTTCTGGAACCAATGAAAGCATTCTTGCCTGCTTTTGAAAATGACATTTCAATGGGATTAGGGGTATTCAATGGAGGTGGTATTTTAATAGGTCTTATTGGTATAATGCTTTCCAAAAATCTCGCTGACAAATACGGAAAAAGAAACGTATTTGGAGCATCCCTTTTTATATCTACACTATTCATTATTGTATTCTACTTTTATCCACCACAATCAATTGGGCTGATATTTGGATCACAAATCCTGCACATGTTTTTCTATGGAATAAGCACCCCTATTTTATGGACAATGATTGCCGATGTTGCAGATTATTCCGAATGGAAAAACAATAGAAGAGCAACTGCTATCATATTCTCAGCAATGATGGTTGGTTTGAAGGGAGGCCTCAGTATTGGAAGTTCTCTTTTAACAATGATTCTTGGAATATTTAACTATCAGCCAAGCTCTGAAGTTGCCCAATCTGCTGAAACGATAAACGGTATAAAACTTCTTGTAAGCATATTCCCAGCCATTCCTTTTTTAATAGCAGTTGGACTCTTGTTTTTTTATAAAATTAATAAAAGCATGGAGCTCAAGTTAGAAGCCGAATTAAAAGAAAGAAGATTGGCCTAA
- a CDS encoding amidase — MKNICLLSLLLFIGSCTTKKPFEPNSYNFEEATIENVSQRLQNEELTVTELTNLYLARIDSLEPHVNAMIVVNPDALEIAANLDKEIAEGKYRGPLHGIPVILKDNIDTHDKMATTAGSRALMNSIAEKDAFIVEKLRNAGAIILGKANLSEWANFRSDVSSSGWSGIGGQTNNPYKLDCNPCGSSAGSGVAVSSDFCLLAIGTETNGSIVCPSNANGVVGIKPTVGLLSRSGIIPISFTQDTPGPMARNVRDAAIALGIMTGKDARDSLTNDAEGKYPVDYLTALKTDGLKGKKLGIYKQPLDKMAAVDSLFYKAVDYMKSQGVEFVEIDQIGKKETGKNSFEVLLYEFKDGLNNYFAGLSPNINVRSIEDLFNFNQNDSIETGIFDQKLIEMAISKGSLQDKAYLDAKLYMHKSMREEGIDKLMNEYKLDGIIAPTGGPAWKTDWKNGDTFGLGSSSPAAIAGYPNVTVPMGFIGELPVNISFFGKAWSEAKLIEIAYAYEQGTKHRRSPKFLK; from the coding sequence ATGAAAAACATTTGCCTTCTATCCCTCCTACTATTCATAGGATCGTGTACTACCAAAAAGCCATTTGAGCCTAATTCTTATAACTTTGAAGAAGCGACAATAGAGAATGTCAGTCAGAGGCTTCAAAATGAAGAGCTTACTGTAACTGAACTAACCAATCTATATTTAGCAAGAATAGACTCCTTAGAGCCTCATGTTAATGCAATGATTGTTGTAAATCCCGACGCATTAGAGATTGCAGCGAACCTAGACAAAGAAATTGCCGAAGGAAAATATAGAGGACCACTTCACGGCATTCCAGTTATTCTAAAAGATAATATTGACACTCATGATAAAATGGCAACCACTGCCGGATCTAGGGCATTGATGAATTCAATTGCCGAAAAGGATGCCTTTATCGTTGAGAAACTAAGAAATGCAGGGGCTATTATCTTAGGTAAAGCTAACCTAAGTGAATGGGCTAACTTCCGGTCAGATGTTTCCTCTAGTGGCTGGAGCGGAATAGGTGGACAAACCAACAATCCCTATAAATTAGATTGTAACCCTTGTGGGTCAAGTGCTGGCTCGGGAGTTGCTGTTTCTTCTGATTTCTGCCTACTTGCAATAGGAACAGAAACCAATGGCTCCATCGTGTGTCCTTCCAATGCAAATGGTGTTGTCGGCATAAAACCAACAGTAGGTTTGTTAAGCAGATCAGGAATAATTCCTATTTCATTTACACAAGACACTCCTGGCCCAATGGCTCGAAATGTACGAGATGCCGCTATCGCACTTGGCATTATGACTGGCAAAGATGCCAGAGATTCACTTACAAATGATGCAGAAGGAAAATACCCAGTAGATTATTTGACAGCTTTAAAAACGGACGGACTAAAGGGAAAGAAATTGGGCATTTACAAGCAGCCACTTGACAAAATGGCCGCAGTTGATAGTCTTTTTTATAAAGCCGTGGATTACATGAAAAGCCAAGGGGTTGAGTTTGTCGAAATAGATCAAATAGGGAAAAAAGAAACTGGGAAAAACTCGTTTGAAGTACTTCTTTATGAGTTTAAAGATGGTCTAAATAATTATTTTGCTGGCCTAAGTCCAAATATTAACGTGAGAAGTATTGAAGACCTATTTAATTTCAATCAAAACGACAGTATTGAAACTGGGATTTTTGACCAAAAACTAATAGAAATGGCAATTTCCAAGGGTTCTTTACAAGATAAGGCCTATTTGGATGCCAAATTATACATGCATAAATCCATGCGAGAAGAAGGAATTGATAAACTCATGAATGAATATAAACTAGATGGGATTATTGCTCCTACTGGTGGCCCTGCCTGGAAGACCGACTGGAAAAACGGAGACACATTTGGCTTGGGCAGCTCCTCTCCCGCTGCTATAGCTGGCTATCCAAATGTCACCGTACCTATGGGGTTCATAGGAGAGCTTCCCGTTAATATCTCTTTCTTTGGAAAAGCTTGGAGCGAAGCCAAACTAATTGAAATTGCTTATGCATACGAACAAGGAACTAAACACAGAAGATCACCGAAGTTTTTAAAGTAA
- a CDS encoding ADP-ribose pyrophosphatase YjhB, NUDIX family — MSLSSKSIEALSIDCVIFGFKGAELSVLLVNHGTGPTRGQWALPGSWINYKESLESAANRILSSQTSVSNIYLDQFRTYGDVDRFPERRVITVAYYALVNSDNFELKPGASMSKAQWFKISEMPKMPFDHQFIWRDCFQFLKHKVLHEPIGFNLLPTKFTLLQLLSLYEAILETKLDKSNFRKKFLKMDLLIDTKEVQKQVSHRAAKLYRFDEGNYNRLLEKGFNFEV, encoded by the coding sequence TTGAGTTTATCAAGTAAAAGTATTGAGGCACTTTCTATAGATTGTGTCATATTTGGTTTTAAAGGAGCAGAACTATCGGTTCTGTTAGTTAATCATGGCACTGGACCTACTCGTGGACAATGGGCTCTGCCAGGAAGCTGGATAAACTACAAAGAGAGTTTGGAATCTGCCGCAAACAGGATACTTTCTTCTCAAACATCTGTTAGCAATATTTACCTAGACCAATTTAGGACTTATGGAGATGTTGACCGTTTTCCTGAAAGGAGAGTAATTACAGTCGCATACTATGCTTTGGTTAATAGCGATAATTTTGAATTAAAGCCGGGTGCATCCATGTCCAAAGCTCAATGGTTTAAGATTTCGGAAATGCCTAAGATGCCTTTTGATCATCAATTTATTTGGAGGGATTGCTTCCAATTTCTAAAACATAAAGTATTACACGAACCTATAGGGTTTAACTTATTACCCACAAAATTCACATTACTTCAGCTTCTTTCTCTGTATGAGGCGATTCTGGAAACAAAGCTTGATAAGTCAAATTTTAGAAAGAAATTTCTAAAGATGGATTTATTAATTGATACAAAAGAAGTTCAAAAACAAGTTTCTCATAGGGCTGCAAAGCTATACCGGTTTGATGAAGGAAATTATAATCGCTTGTTAGAAAAAGGCTTTAATTTTGAAGTATAG
- a CDS encoding Glycosyl hydrolases family 43, with product MPEVNIDHLDFDELNKRAVSQPLVKHIYTADPSAHYFDGKIYIYPSHDVEANIPFDDLGSHFAMEDYHVISLDSIDSAAHDHGVALHVSDVPWAEKQMWAPDANEKDGKYYLFFPAKGYDGIFKIGVAISDSPVGPFVPQPEPIKDSFSIDPAVFKDDDGAYYMYFGGIWGGQLQRWREGVFKSEGEGPLAHLPEDSEPALCPKVAKMTDDLLQFEHKAKDLVILDEEGKPLLNGDADRRFFEAAWMHKHNGKYYFSYSTGDTHFICYATGDNPYGPFTYQGLILEPVVGWTSHHSICKVEKDWYLFYHDSSLSKGVTHLRSVKMAKLVHLEDGTIETIKPYT from the coding sequence ATGCCCGAGGTTAATATTGACCATTTAGATTTTGATGAACTAAATAAACGAGCGGTTTCACAGCCACTTGTAAAACATATTTATACAGCAGACCCATCTGCACATTATTTTGATGGAAAGATTTACATATATCCATCACATGATGTAGAAGCCAATATCCCATTTGATGACCTCGGAAGTCACTTTGCAATGGAGGACTACCATGTTATCTCACTCGATTCAATCGATAGTGCGGCTCACGACCATGGAGTTGCTTTACACGTGAGTGATGTCCCGTGGGCAGAAAAGCAAATGTGGGCACCAGACGCAAACGAAAAGGATGGAAAATATTATCTTTTTTTTCCAGCTAAGGGTTATGATGGTATTTTTAAAATTGGTGTCGCTATCAGTGATTCTCCGGTTGGTCCTTTCGTACCACAACCAGAACCAATAAAAGACAGCTTTTCAATTGACCCGGCTGTTTTCAAAGACGATGACGGGGCCTACTACATGTACTTTGGTGGAATATGGGGTGGTCAATTACAAAGGTGGAGAGAGGGTGTTTTTAAGTCGGAAGGAGAAGGCCCACTAGCTCACTTACCTGAAGATAGTGAACCCGCACTATGCCCCAAAGTGGCAAAAATGACGGATGACTTATTACAGTTTGAGCATAAAGCAAAAGACCTTGTTATTTTGGATGAAGAAGGAAAACCGCTTTTGAATGGTGATGCTGACAGGAGATTTTTTGAAGCTGCATGGATGCACAAGCATAATGGGAAATACTACTTCTCATACTCTACGGGAGATACTCATTTCATTTGCTATGCCACAGGAGACAATCCATATGGGCCATTTACCTATCAAGGACTAATTTTGGAACCCGTAGTTGGTTGGACTTCACATCATTCTATTTGTAAAGTCGAAAAAGATTGGTATTTATTTTACCATGACTCCAGCTTATCAAAAGGAGTAACACACTTGCGAAGTGTAAAAATGGCAAAACTTGTTCATTTAGAAGATGGGACGATTGAAACGATTAAGCCATATACTTAA
- a CDS encoding Uncaracterized surface protein containing fasciclin (FAS1) repeats, translating to MKKIFALLLMGAMSFNTAFANEDKPVKGVEPTIVGVAAGNENFTTLVAAVKAADLVATLNSAGPFTVFAPVNAAFEKLPEGTVASLLKPESKATLTAVLTYHVVAGKFLAGDVLAAIKENNGSFTIATVQGGVLTASLKDGKVVLTDEKGGMSTVVLTDVAASNGVIHAIDTVVMPK from the coding sequence ATGAAAAAGATTTTTGCATTATTACTGATGGGAGCAATGAGTTTCAACACTGCATTTGCCAATGAAGATAAACCAGTAAAAGGAGTAGAGCCGACAATAGTGGGTGTAGCTGCTGGAAATGAAAATTTTACTACCCTTGTTGCCGCAGTTAAGGCTGCAGATTTGGTGGCAACTTTGAATAGTGCAGGACCATTTACTGTTTTTGCCCCTGTAAATGCTGCTTTCGAAAAATTACCCGAAGGTACTGTTGCTAGTTTATTGAAACCTGAGAGCAAAGCTACTTTGACGGCAGTTTTGACTTATCATGTTGTAGCTGGTAAATTCTTGGCGGGAGATGTACTTGCTGCTATTAAGGAAAATAACGGAAGTTTCACAATTGCAACAGTGCAAGGTGGTGTATTAACTGCAAGTTTAAAAGATGGTAAGGTGGTTCTAACCGATGAAAAGGGTGGAATGTCTACAGTGGTATTGACTGATGTAGCAGCGTCAAACGGCGTTATACATGCGATCGACACAGTAGTAATGCCTAAATAA
- a CDS encoding 2-phosphosulfolactate phosphatase, translating into MKKIDVCLTPDLIEQHDLSNAIVVVADIFRATSCMVSGLASGVASITPVLTVEECQALQAQGYLAGGERHAQMIEGFDLDNSPFSYMKEEYKGKRIAMTTTNGTLSITRAKPTAVQILAASFLNISAIEKYLLSQPFDVLVICAGWKGRPNLEDTLFAGALAQRLKAEGYESTEDSTLLAVTAFQASQDDMLGFLENASHLRRLKNLSSGEDIPFCLEFDRFDIVPIIKGDDLVLLK; encoded by the coding sequence TTGAAAAAAATAGACGTTTGCCTTACTCCAGATTTAATTGAACAGCACGATTTAAGCAACGCTATTGTAGTTGTGGCTGATATTTTCAGGGCAACTTCCTGTATGGTTTCTGGATTGGCGAGTGGGGTCGCCAGTATAACACCAGTATTGACAGTAGAGGAGTGTCAAGCTTTACAAGCACAAGGTTATTTGGCTGGTGGAGAACGACACGCCCAAATGATTGAAGGCTTCGACTTGGACAATTCTCCTTTCTCTTACATGAAAGAAGAATATAAAGGCAAGAGGATCGCCATGACGACTACCAATGGGACTTTGTCTATCACAAGGGCAAAACCGACGGCGGTTCAAATACTTGCAGCATCGTTCCTAAACATTTCTGCCATTGAGAAATACTTACTTTCTCAACCATTTGATGTTTTGGTAATATGTGCAGGATGGAAAGGTCGTCCAAATCTTGAAGACACATTGTTTGCCGGAGCTTTGGCACAAAGACTTAAAGCAGAAGGCTACGAATCCACAGAAGACAGCACTCTACTTGCCGTAACAGCGTTTCAAGCTTCTCAAGATGATATGTTAGGATTTCTAGAAAACGCATCTCATTTACGAAGGCTCAAAAACCTTAGTTCGGGAGAAGATATTCCCTTTTGCCTTGAATTTGATAGGTTTGATATTGTGCCTATTATAAAAGGAGATGATCTTGTGCTTTTGAAATAA
- a CDS encoding endo-1,4-beta-xylanase, producing the protein MVLFTISIKLNRKIMLRISLIGVTILALSGCQQVEKETPSLKSEFKNDFLVGTAVGNDHLNETNPLANKLIADQFAVITPENVMKSEVIHSGWDEYNFTMSDKVIALGEKNGIPIVGHTLVWHSQLSPFIKESISPDSLRLFMKNHISTVAGRYEGKVMGWDVVNEALNEDGTYRNSIFFEKLGEQYLVDAFKLAQEASPSSELYYNDYNNEQPQKRAGTIELVKMLKAAGVRIDGVGIQGHWSINGLPLNEIEKSILAYHDLGLKVMFTELDLTVLPNPWDLKGADVNQNFEGSPFMNPYTDGLPEDASQKLADSYESLFKLFLKHKDKISRVTFWGVNDGHSWLNNWPIKDRTNYPLLFDRNYAPKKAYDAVMNLKKAQ; encoded by the coding sequence GTGGTACTATTTACCATAAGTATCAAATTGAACCGAAAAATTATGCTTAGAATATCACTAATAGGCGTCACCATCCTTGCACTTTCAGGATGTCAACAAGTAGAAAAAGAAACCCCATCTCTAAAGTCCGAATTTAAAAATGACTTCTTAGTAGGAACTGCTGTGGGTAACGATCATTTAAACGAGACAAACCCATTAGCAAACAAATTGATTGCAGATCAATTTGCAGTGATTACGCCAGAAAATGTAATGAAAAGTGAAGTGATTCATTCAGGTTGGGATGAGTATAACTTTACGATGTCGGACAAAGTGATAGCACTAGGTGAAAAAAATGGGATACCTATAGTTGGTCATACACTCGTATGGCACAGCCAACTTTCTCCTTTTATTAAAGAATCGATAAGCCCAGATTCACTACGACTATTTATGAAAAATCACATTTCTACAGTAGCTGGTCGATATGAAGGAAAAGTAATGGGGTGGGATGTTGTTAATGAAGCACTTAATGAAGACGGGACTTATAGAAACTCCATCTTTTTTGAAAAGCTTGGAGAGCAATACTTAGTTGATGCTTTCAAGCTAGCCCAAGAGGCTTCGCCATCATCTGAATTATATTACAACGATTATAATAATGAACAGCCTCAAAAAAGAGCAGGAACCATAGAGTTAGTTAAAATGCTAAAAGCGGCCGGGGTTCGAATTGATGGAGTAGGTATTCAAGGTCACTGGAGTATCAATGGCTTACCATTAAATGAGATTGAAAAAAGTATTTTGGCATATCATGACTTAGGATTAAAGGTGATGTTTACAGAGTTGGACCTTACGGTGCTACCCAACCCTTGGGACCTCAAAGGAGCAGACGTAAACCAAAACTTCGAAGGCAGCCCATTTATGAATCCATATACTGATGGCTTACCCGAAGACGCTAGTCAAAAACTAGCAGACAGCTACGAAAGTCTGTTTAAGTTGTTTTTAAAGCATAAAGACAAAATAAGTAGAGTTACATTTTGGGGTGTAAACGACGGACACTCTTGGTTAAATAATTGGCCAATTAAAGATAGGACTAACTACCCATTACTATTTGATAGAAACTATGCTCCTAAAAAAGCGTACGACGCTGTCATGAATTTAAAAAAAGCTCAGTAA
- a CDS encoding DtxR family transcriptional regulator, Mn-dependent transcriptional regulator: MSNYNPVWALAIFSGLSVLLYFIFRPGNGWFWLVKSGSQFSQKVLIEDILKFLYHSENENRPVNINDISRTIKDPDKDIVESLKEMATIDLISLSGNHVKLTKSGSDYALRMVRAHRLWEKFLAEKTGYAEADWHHIAEKKEHELSHDETEKLAERLGFPQFDPHGDPIPTTTGKVAPMPGKTLSDLEVGTIGRIVHIKDKPDVVYRQILAENIHIGSHIRIVEKDTERIVFHSEGEAFILAPIVASNITVNVLKKEIYFEEDIVRLSSLGTDEKATIVGISREIRGEARRRLLDLGFVKGAEVGLELENPLGDPKAFLIKGTNIALRNNQASKILIKKA, from the coding sequence ATGAGTAATTACAATCCAGTTTGGGCCCTAGCTATTTTTTCAGGCTTATCTGTTTTATTATATTTTATTTTTAGACCTGGAAACGGTTGGTTTTGGCTTGTTAAATCTGGCTCGCAGTTTAGCCAAAAGGTTTTGATTGAGGACATTCTAAAGTTTTTATATCACAGCGAAAATGAAAACAGACCAGTCAACATAAATGATATCTCTCGTACAATTAAGGACCCTGACAAAGATATTGTAGAGTCGTTAAAGGAAATGGCAACTATTGACCTAATAAGTCTTTCAGGAAATCATGTGAAACTGACCAAATCGGGGAGTGATTATGCTTTGAGAATGGTTCGTGCCCATAGGTTGTGGGAGAAGTTTCTTGCAGAAAAAACTGGATATGCAGAAGCTGACTGGCACCATATTGCAGAAAAAAAGGAACACGAATTGTCCCACGATGAAACAGAAAAGCTAGCAGAAAGGCTTGGATTTCCTCAGTTTGACCCCCATGGTGACCCCATTCCTACCACGACAGGAAAGGTAGCTCCTATGCCAGGTAAAACACTTTCGGACTTAGAAGTTGGCACAATTGGGCGTATTGTTCATATCAAGGATAAGCCAGATGTTGTATATCGCCAGATTTTAGCCGAGAATATTCACATAGGCTCACATATCAGAATTGTAGAAAAGGATACAGAAAGAATTGTTTTCCACTCAGAAGGAGAAGCATTTATTCTTGCTCCTATTGTTGCCAGTAACATTACTGTCAATGTATTAAAAAAGGAAATTTATTTTGAAGAAGATATTGTTAGGCTTAGTTCGCTTGGAACAGATGAAAAAGCAACAATTGTGGGCATATCACGTGAAATACGAGGGGAAGCCAGAAGGCGACTGCTAGACCTTGGTTTTGTAAAAGGTGCCGAAGTCGGGCTTGAATTGGAAAACCCTCTTGGAGACCCAAAAGCGTTTTTGATCAAAGGAACAAACATTGCTTTGAGGAACAATCAAGCGTCAAAAATTTTAATTAAAAAAGCATAA
- a CDS encoding Ferrous iron transport protein B: MELKPNSACEACPQFNASGLKKLGVNTTSFDYVVALAGNPNTGKSTVFNALTGLKQHTGNWPGKTVTRAEGGFEYNDQKFKLVDLPGTYSLLSTSEDEEVARNFLLFGQPTVTVIVADASRLERNLNLVLQVLEITDRAVLCLNLMDEAERNDIEIDTRTLARDLGIPVVATSARYQRGIPELIQTISELANGTIVCKPHKIKSIPKNIEDAVQKLSTDIKKEYPSIPNSRWIALRLLEGDSHVIEMLRNGEFIK, translated from the coding sequence ATGGAATTAAAGCCAAATAGTGCTTGCGAAGCCTGCCCCCAGTTTAATGCAAGTGGGCTGAAGAAACTAGGTGTAAATACAACCAGTTTTGATTATGTTGTTGCTTTGGCAGGAAATCCTAATACAGGGAAAAGTACGGTTTTTAATGCTTTAACTGGTTTAAAACAGCATACAGGTAATTGGCCTGGTAAAACGGTAACTCGTGCTGAGGGTGGTTTTGAATATAATGATCAAAAGTTTAAGTTGGTCGACCTTCCAGGTACATATTCTCTACTTTCTACATCAGAAGATGAAGAGGTAGCTCGTAACTTTTTGTTATTTGGGCAACCAACTGTTACTGTTATTGTAGCGGACGCCAGTAGGTTGGAAAGAAACCTAAACCTTGTGCTTCAAGTATTAGAAATAACCGATCGAGCTGTTTTATGTCTGAATTTAATGGACGAAGCAGAAAGAAACGATATAGAAATAGACACAAGGACACTGGCTCGTGACCTCGGAATACCAGTAGTGGCCACAAGTGCACGTTACCAAAGAGGTATCCCCGAGTTAATTCAAACAATAAGCGAGCTAGCAAATGGTACAATAGTTTGCAAGCCTCATAAGATTAAGAGTATTCCAAAAAACATAGAGGATGCGGTACAAAAGCTAAGTACTGATATAAAGAAGGAATACCCTTCAATACCCAATAGCCGCTGGATTGCTCTTAGGCTTTTGGAAGGAGATAGTCATGTCATAGAAATGCTTAGAAATGGAGAGTTTATAAAATGA